In Pangasianodon hypophthalmus isolate fPanHyp1 chromosome 5, fPanHyp1.pri, whole genome shotgun sequence, the DNA window CTACTGGAACTGGAGGCCCAAAAGCATGgggaatattaaatatgaaacttTACTGCTGTCATAATTGTGAGAAACGTGTCATTTagagatgaaaattaaaaaaaaaaaacttcattcaTATTAAGAGTGTATTTTTCAAAGGGtgggcgaaaaaaaaaaaaaaaaaaaaaacaattttagactgcaaatgattaaaaagtcttttttttttttttttttttaaaacagtgttttgtgctgaaaaaGCTCAGACATGGTTTTATGAACCAGATTTTACTCTATTTGCAAGTCCAGCTGGTGTTCTCCCTGACAAacacatgaacaaacaaataataagcaAGAGTGGGCAGTTCTTTAGCTTACGTTTCCTCCTTGTTTTCCTTGGCAATATAGCAGTATGGATGACAATATGGAGATGTTGGTGACTAAAAAAATTCAAGATATGGAATTGCTGGATTATCCACAACAGATACAGTGCAAACAGTGGTTGTTTGTAAAATATGCAAAAGCAACATTGGCACATCAAGGAAACACGGCAAACTTGTTTAACTACCTCAAAATAAAGCACCCAAGAGCGTGCCAAAATCCATATAGGTGCATGTGAGCGTAACAACACTGCAGCCAGAAATAGCACTACTTATGTGAAAACAAGTAAGTGCTAGAAAGGCACTACTGATGCCATAATGTTGTACCCGGCCTAGAATATAATACCCATTAAAATGGTCGAAACAAGGGTTTTAAAGTGACTCGCTGATCCTCGTTACGACTTACCAAGTCGCAAAaatttgaaacaaaacacagctaTACACAGAATGCCAAAAGAAGTGTAACAAAAAACCACAACAGtgaaacagtttattttaaaaatgttacataaaccaACTCAGCTAACATATtcaatttttaaacatatttaaatactcATTCGTCTGTCAATCACTTTACCGTTTATTGCACTTTAGTAGAAGGAGACATTAGTAGGAGGTCATGTACTGtcatgtaacattttttttaaatagctgttTCTATTGTTTTCTTCCATATTAAAGAAGGGAACTGTAGCATGTCTACACAATAATAACCTATCACTATGTACCCTTgagtttacacacaacagtttcaTTACAATTCCTTCTTGGAAGCATAAAGAATAGAAAATCTCAGCTTACAACGAATTGTTAAAATGATTGACACCACAGTCAGGCCTTAGTGTGCTGGAggcaaatgtgaaaaatgtgatgtttcaTACAATTCAGTTACCCTGTTTTCAGGTGCCAGGTATATTTCTTtcaagctttttattttacaggatCAGAACTGTGAAATGGAAGCAGCATCAGTACTCACTTTATGCAGGTTGACAGTGTATGGCGCAGGGTCCCAGGCCACCAGGGTCACATTCTTATACAGTGAGCTGCTGTTGAATTGGTGCCTGGGGTTAGCCAGGATCTACACAGCAAAGGGAAAAGCACAGTGTAcatgtaacattaaaaaaaaacaaaaaaaaaaacacacaacctcTAAATAAATACCCATACAAAGCATGTGTTTAATCATCCGGTCTCCATACAGGCCTCAGgtatttacacaaaataactGTGTATCATATACTATGATAAAGACAAAACCACTGAAATCACATATAACAGAACAGTTGAATCATCGagtctgactggtcagaaggtgttgattaattttctataacagggcAACTCTAAGAGTAGTGTTGACTGTGATTCAAATCATCTATCAATGtgcttatttttatatgttatatttaaCGAATGATTTGTAATTTAACAAAGAGAAATGTTGATGTAaacgttgatgtggtgaagtttatGAAAGTTTTCCAACACcagagagtcttcaggacagacgggTTTACACATTCCGGTTCTTGGGAACCTGACAAGCtgcttattttgttttattaacttcaacaaagaaaaaaaagaaaaaaagaagttggCAAGGGAACGACTGTACACAACGGATATAAAgtatgtgataacaggaaataacttgtctcACGGGTGTTCCATAACAACGAATGGCTTCAAAGTATGTCGTGGTgttgattaataaaataaaaattgtagctatgggcaaattgctgtggtataagaaggaaaataaaacacttcgggacatgtgGCTACAGGAGAATGATCCACTTTGGGGCATTGTGCTTCTGGAACATCTTTGTCACAGAACAATAATGTTCTatattgtaaacaaaacaaaacaaaaaacaacagtgaAACCTGGGGCACACATTCATGAACCAGACACGTGTGAACATGATCTTACCTGGGAGTTGATTATGCGAATGGTAGTCTTATTCCCAACGTCTCTTTCATAACCTTTAGTAGGGGCTGAATTAAACCTCAGAACAGCATCATGAGAATCTACAAGAGCAAAAGCAACATGATAATctcttattttactttaatcaACTGTTATGTACTCACTTTTGAGCATGTGTTGTATTTTGAAGTCTCTCATCAAACATATATATGGAACATATACATTTAGGGAAGTGTGGTGTTTTAACAGAAAATGCGGAGGTGGAGACAAATTTTTATAAAAGTCATAATGAATGTTAAGGATTACTCCATCACTCAGAGCTTACCCTCTGAGTACAAtgattcagaattttttttttcatagtttcTTATCTGAATTTTCCAATCCACCTTACAACACTTCACCTTacaactataatgaatttcctggttacacaattgcccttttgtccatgtagtacagaGTTATagaaggaatttatttataattgcactatccagtgtcacccagatgaggatgggttctcttttgaatctggttcttctcaaggttttcttcctcatatcatgtcagggagttttcccttgccaccgtcacctctggcttgctcattaaggataaatttataaatttaaaatttatatcctgaatttatatatatttctttaaagctgctttgtgacgatgtccattgctaaaagcgctatacaaataaaattgaattgaattgatcatcatgaattctgctaactACCAGGACATTACTAACCAAAACCTGGTCGCCACTGCCAGGAGCTTCAGACATGACCAAAGTcagaactttttaaaaaagatggTCAGCCAAACTTACTTCCGCATCAACACAGAAATTGTTAAAGAAACACGAACTTTTTCAATGACCATTTCAGTCTCCAGGTGTGAGCCCCAATGGAAGCCCGATTTAAATTGAAGAGCAAAGTCCACATTCACAAAGCTAAGAATATAAAAGACTGATTTAATATCCTGCATGGAGGAGAGGACCAAGATAACAAGACATGCATCTTCAACCTTGTTAAACATTACACTAAGATATTCAGTGCAGTCAGGACAGAtgacacaaaatattaattgtaagggTGCTGACAGTTTTGAAATCAGTGTGTtgtactatttaaaaaaaaaaaacaaaacaaaaaaaaaaaaaacaatcttgtgtttaaataaaaccatcAATGTCCCTGTATGTTTGAGCTCAAATTGTACCATATGCGCCATAAGTGAGGCGTTTTTTCTACTGCTACGGTACTGAATAATCCATAGAACATTACAATGTGACAAATAGATGGAGTAAAAAATTATGACTTTTAAAATTTCTTAACATGTTTTTCTGCTTTGTCTAATGAGTGCATAACCACAGGGCTCGACAGACACTCAGTTTAATTAACTTTCTGTCTTAGTCTAAAGCAGCAAGTTTGCGACATTCAATTTCCAGCCATAAATTGGGTCAGGCTTTTACTGTTTTTacctttggaaaaaaaaatgaaattaccaAAGAGGCAGGAAAAAAGCAAAGGAGGACGACGAGCTTCAGGGTCACTCTAAACATAATGAATGCAGCACGTTAACCAATGAATAGCGGCTCAGTGAAGTAGGCCATGATGCAGATAAAGAGATGGAAGTAGAGGTgcgttctctctctttcactcactctcacacacccacacccagcCAATGAAAAGCTAGCACTTCACACAACcactttttctaaaaaaaaaaaaaacactaattttCATTAATTCTTCTGTTATTCTGGAGATATATACCACTTAATCGGGATAAAGTAAAAGGAGAGCTCATATAAGAGCAATGCCGTTATACTGGTCCCAAGACtaatttttgaccactaggtggcagatgaagactgaagacagaaaaaaaaactttttctgaGGATATTACAATACACAAATGATGATTAGAGCTAATGATGCATACAGGGTTAATATTGATTACAATCACTGCCAATGATACTTCACTGAACTAGACTCTTGCTCAGTTTATCAGTCTGCGTAAAAATATATTAGATTccgtgtgtgtctctctgcatGTATTTGTGTCCTCATTGGAAGCCCTGTCATGTCTACTCTTGGCTGCGCTGTTAGCTGTGCTGTTGCTGGCCTTCCTGATTGTTCTTAAGTGCTTTAAGCCActgagaaaggagggagggaaTGCTAAGCATGGCATGGGAATTATTTTGAGATGTGAGCAGGTCTAATGGGCTTAAGAGAACCACAGGCCTATCAGCTCTTCATGAATATACAGTGCATAAATATTCAGGACACATCATGAATGGCACTGgaacatatactgtaaatagaCTTGATTAAGAATTGCACAGCATTCTCTAGACAGTCAGCATACTCATAGAAAGAGACACGTGGAAATCCATGGAGCGCAGCACAAATTAACCTGCTGCTCAAAAGTATAGGGTGTGACTCTCTGACATACATAATCGTTCATCTCTTTATGTAAAGGGTCAAGATGAAGTTGTATTATCAGTATGGAGCGAGTCCTGAAACTGCACACCACATGTTTAGGAGAGGAACAAAGGGAGTTGGGCCGTTGTCATGGAAACAATTTCACTTCCACTGCCCATTGAAATGTCGCTCTGCTACTGTGGGTGCCAAAGCTGGCACCATGCACCCAAAGGCCCCTGGATAATAGCAAAGGGCACGAGGATCCCACAATCTGAAACGCTAACGTAAGGGGGTGAACGAGAGCAAAGCGAAATACAGAACAGAAGACAGGTCAGTAAGACAGATCTacagtttctctctttctctctgtttcagcAGAAAGATAACTGAAAACATTTCACAGAAACTTACATAATTTGCTCTTAACCTCATAGTAATCATTCAGCCTAGACGGGTTTGGTGTATTAAGTCTGCATCTTCAATTTAGAGCTGTGAGGCTAATGTAGCGAACAAATAAAAGCTCATGGTCACTAGTTCATCAGAACTGCGTACTTCAGTCATTACACACTGGCCTGAAATATGTTGAAATGTTAACTTGATCTCAAATGGATGCGTTTATTTACAGTCAGCTATAGAATGATTGTCACTCTAGGTAAAGATGAGTTTTAAAAAGCGTATGAAAAATTTCTTTGCGGTTTATTACCTTAGACtcatactgaaaatgaaatgtaaagagAAGCTCtgtcaaacagaaaataaaagtaatccCTACTGTTAGTGGGGTTGGGCTGTTGGGCTGATTTATGATTTAGCCTTTCACAGGAAGTTATAACTGGGTCATGGTGGGACCTTCCAGCTAGGCAATGATCCAAACATCCACAAAAATAGTGGATGACCATAGATTCAAGCTTTGGCCATGGCCATTGCAGTCCCCTGACTTaaaccccactgaaaacctgtggagtGATTTAAAGAGGAGTGAGAGGATCCTGGAGAATCTGGAGAGATTGTGTATTGAGGAGTGGTCTCAAATTCCTTGCTCGAATTCTCCAATCTCCTCAAGCATTACAGGAGAAGACTCCATGCTGTATGTAAAGAAGTTTTCAAGAAAAAGTCAAGAAAAACAGGCCGGTcagagtatttctgtaactgctgatctactgggattttcacgcacaacagtttctagactttactcagaatggtgcaataaagaaaaaacatccagtgagcagcagttctgcagaccgaaatgccttgttgatgagagagatcagaggagaatggccagactggttccagctgacaggaaggctacagtaactcataacatctctgtacaattgtgtacatttttggtgagcagaaaaacatctcagaatgcacactATGTCAAATATTGATTGTAGCAGAtggacagcagcagcagaacacAACGTCTGGTTTCACTTCTGTCAGCAAAGAACACAAAGCTGatgctgcagtgggcacagactcaccaaaactggacaaatGAAGACTGAAAGAATGTTGCCTGGTCTGttaatctcaatttctgctgaggcacacacggtcagaatttggcaccaacagcatgaatccatggacccaacctgccttgtgtcaacagtccaggctggtggaggtagtgtaatggtgtggggaatgttttcttgttaataccaatcaatcattgcttgaatgccacagcctatttgtgtattgttgctgaccatgtgcatcccaatttcccatcttctaatggctacttccagcatgataatgcaccatgtcacaaagcaaaaatcgTCTCAAACATTTGCTCACAATGTTCAAAACTTAATGCAAAACAGGGAAATATGTTACTTTGTTACTAAAACCCCCTGCATACCCCAGGCCTGCATGTTTACTTGCACCATTCATGTGTATCAACACTGGTCTGCTACCTGGCCTGGAAAAAAGGCCTTCGCATTGCTTCATCCTCTTTACAAGATTTCTTAATAAACAGTCACACCAGTGTTTGTTAAATGTGCTGCTATTCCATAAACAAGGCACCACTGCaccatttcctgtttctctagGGCTGTCACGACACCAGAATTTTGAGTTCTATACCAAGAGTTTTAAGAGTAAATATGTTAGTAAGTCAGTcaggaagtaaataagtaacTCTAAGTTACTACATAACTAAGCAGATAAGTAGCAAGTACATCAATACATAGTATGCAAGTCAGTAAGACAGTACATCAGTCAGTAAGACAGAAAGTAAGTCAGACAGTCAGTCAATAAGTcaataattcagtcagtcagtacaTAAGTAAGTATATCACTACATAAGTTAGTACACAAGTAAGACAGTAAGTCAGTACGTAAGAAATTCAGTAAATAAGTCTGTACATAATTGAGTACATAAATGAGTCAGACAGTCAGGCAGTAAGTTAGACAGTCAATAAGCACAAGTAAATCAGTCAGATTTCACACTTATATGGATAATTttgaaaacaattttttttctctgcattttgGCCTCCCAGCCAGacaaaaacttttgtttttggtAGTGAAAGTGAAGCTCTTCTAAACCACCCTTGAAGGCGCAAAATTCTAAAAACTCTGTTTTCATGtagaatgggaaaaaatgcacattttaaaacCACTGAGGTCACAGCGTGAACCTGCACATGCCCATTACGGTTTTCCGTATGTTATGAAAGCAttaggacttttttttaatatatcatGCCTGCTGATAAGTTTGTTATTTTGTAGgctctaatattttatttgataatgtgtttgtaatttaatttcactttattttaatattacaccCCTGAGCTGAAGTGCCAGAATATGATGCATGCTGTACTGCTCCTGAATTCACTGCTCTGGCACTACAAACCATTctatgaatgaatattttgaataaaaccCAAGTGTAGCATTAAGCAGTAgttcctcctcatcatcaggTCACATATATATAAACCCTGTGTTTGTCCAACCATGACCCtgacagttactgaagatgtttgtcttttttttccccaacatttCTACCATTCAATACGCAGCTATTAATATTTatgagtcaagtcaagtcactTTATTGTCATGCGCACTAAATTACAATGAATTTCTCACTTCCATGAAAACAGAAGAGTAAAAACTATGTTTCTATAACTGTATGTGGACAGGGCCTCAGTCAGTAAGTAactaagtaaacaaacaaagttTTACCAGTATACGTATTAGCTATTAGTAgtgttataataattataattaattataagaCATCCGCCTACTCACCAATCTCCTTTCCCAGGCCAGAGTGGAGGATGGCACCAGCTGAGGTGACTACAGCACAGGAGCCGAACCCTTTGCCATAGAGGCGCTCAAGGGGCAAAGCAGGTACGATCTTCTGCCAGCCCAGTGAAGAGAAGGGTCGCTCTTCTCCAGCCAGTGTCTTCactttggccttcctcttcaTCTCACACAGAAGGCGTGTCCTACTGATCCATTTCCTCCGCTGCCCCTTGTAGGACACCCCATGTTTATTAGTGCTCATGTAGTCTTTTACAGCCTTCTGCAAGCGTGGACTGAGCATGTCCAGTGAGGCACTGCCATGCCATAAACGCTGCACCACTGACTTTGACTTAGAGGAGTAAAACTCCTCTGTATTGGAGTCAAACCAATTGTTGGTTTCTTTTTGATTCATTCTGCTCTTGTCCTCCTCATCAGTCATTCCCACcacctcttcctcatcctcctcttccactAGTTGAGGGAAGGTTTGGTTGCCTTCTTGTCTTTCCTGGATGTGGGACACTGCAAAGCTTTGGGCATCTGAGTAAATGTAGGTCTCCTGCTCGCTGTTGGGTGTCTGCTCCTTTTGAGTTCTGGAGGTTGTGGACGCTGAGGTGGCAGGCAAAATCTGGCGAGAGATCATCACAGCCCTGCGGGTGATGCCCTGCACAGAGGTGAGGCGGCGTGTATCGGCGTGCGAGAGTGCCATGGCCTCATCCACACGTGACTCCATGAAGTAGGAGAAGAGGGCCAGGAAGAGCAGCGCCCAGGTGAGCATGAGCCCCAGTGCCAGACGCCACTGCTTCATACTGGCCTTCATTTCCCAGGAGCCCTCTGTTCCCAACAGGAGAGAGCTCAGCAGGAGGCCTgatttcaaacaaaaacaaaaacaggtttTCTTGATTCAAGTGATTGACTTAAGGCACATCTGAAATGATACATTCTTATAAAGTGCTGTTAATTGCTGTTAATCACAGCAGTGAGAATGGCTGTTTGTGCTCTATTTTTGGGATAAAAAAATTCACGCTTAACAAGAATAGCAATGCTCGAGGGCAAAATGGATAGATGAAAGATAAGGAAAGACAGATTTAATGGCCTTTTATAAAGTGGTTTAGATATGTTTTGTCAACTGGGACAATAACACATATTTCATAATCTGATACTGGCTTTAAAAGTaatcttacattttatttttttttaacgataGGCTTTAAAGGCTGCAGGGACAAAATATAATTGAGTCAATGTCTCACCTCAACTGTTCTGTTGATGAACCCCAAAGGATGCAGGTTTAATCagggttttttcccccccaaattACCCAATAAATGCTTTCAAGTCCTAATTCATATGCACACTCCCCAATATCACAGTACATTAAATGTACAAGATTTCAGTCACAATGTTTTGGAAACTGTCTGCCATCAAACTGTGTGGCATTGATTTTTGAGGTAATATTATACAGTCCCCTacagtattggaacagcaaggccaattttttttctttttgctgtacgctgaagacatttgagtttgagagaAAAAGtagaatatgagacgatagatcagaatttcagctttcatttcctgatggTTATATCTAGATCTTTATACATCTTCGAACataccacccaatttttaggtgagcaaaagtattggaacaaatATTCTTAAggtaaagtaaataacacttaatatttgggtgcatatcccttgcttgcaataactgcatcaaaccGGCAACCCACTGTAATCACCAAATTGTTGCATTCTTCTATTGTGATGtcttcagttgtttgttttgtggagTTTTCTCCCATCAGTCTCCTcctcaggaggtgaaatgcatgctcagttgtgtTAAGGTCTgatgacttggccagtctaaaaccttccacttttttcccccttatcaagtcctttgctgtgttggcattgtgttttgttttgctgcCTGATGAAGCTCCTCCGAATaagacagacagaatgtttctgtagacttctagtcatcatcaataaagactggtgagcctgttccagaagcagggAAGCctaagccatgacactacctccaccatgcttgtaTATTTTGGAttatgagcagatcctttctttgtCCACACTGTggcttttccatcactttgggagagattaatcttggtttcagaacttttgtggctcatctctgtatttctttgtgaattccaatctggccttctgattctcaCTGAGGATGTgagagtggtttgcatcttgtggtatggcctgtatatttctgctctttttcCTCAAATgttggattgtgataccttcactcctgccctgtggtggttgttggtgatgtcactgactattgttttttggtttttcttcacagctctcacaacgTTTCTTTCATCTGCTGTTTTCCTTCGTCGATCTGTTCGATGTCTAGTTGTGGTTTCaaaccagtggtttctttctttttcaggatattCCAAATCGTTGTATTGGCTATACCCAATGCTTATGGAATGGGTCTTATCAAGGTCCCACTTTTCTCAGtgtcaaaatggcttgcttttctcccacagacagctctctggtctttatgttggtttatcctttctaacaacaaatgcagtcttcacagagctactaattatttaaacaatcaatctaacagggcacacttgggcaacaagaaacacctgtcagtcacatatttcaatcacttgaaaaatgagtgggttcaaacaaaaggtccCATGTGGTTAAGTTGTTTAACGCATCTAGATGcgaatatcaggaaatgaaagctgaaattctgatc includes these proteins:
- the st6gal2a gene encoding beta-galactoside alpha-2,6-sialyltransferase 2 codes for the protein MKASMKQWRLALGLMLTWALLFLALFSYFMESRVDEAMALSHADTRRLTSVQGITRRAVMISRQILPATSASTTSRTQKEQTPNSEQETYIYSDAQSFAVSHIQERQEGNQTFPQLVEEEDEEEVVGMTDEEDKSRMNQKETNNWFDSNTEEFYSSKSKSVVQRLWHGSASLDMLSPRLQKAVKDYMSTNKHGVSYKGQRRKWISRTRLLCEMKRKAKVKTLAGEERPFSSLGWQKIVPALPLERLYGKGFGSCAVVTSAGAILHSGLGKEIDSHDAVLRFNSAPTKGYERDVGNKTTIRIINSQILANPRHQFNSSSLYKNVTLVAWDPAPYTVNLHKWYKNPDYNLFTPYMKYRKYFPAQPFYILHPKFIWQLWDMIQANTLENIQPNPPSSGFIGILLMMWLCEEVDVYEYIPSLRQTDLCHYHERYYDAACTLGAYHPLLYEKILIQRIKSGSESDLRRKGKVTLPGFRTIHCDP